In Meleagris gallopavo isolate NT-WF06-2002-E0010 breed Aviagen turkey brand Nicholas breeding stock chromosome 5, Turkey_5.1, whole genome shotgun sequence, a single window of DNA contains:
- the C5H11orf16 gene encoding uncharacterized protein C11orf16 homolog isoform X3 yields MLPASSRAKGRGFCLKAKYKRSRFSVISSWCCSMMPALDKFLCSSAIPAIHPCCRSSFTMHPAWITKTLAPLWCQRIGRCLPSLGPAWPRLSMSQRSAILAKNVPVLVRGEHDGFYYHGTVKEEMENEREMFLVEFTRPLQLHGRHSVCVQKTAKDDILEYANGMKHSLLPGDKVLAPWEPDLVRYGPGTILTGIETRDPLRASEDEEIVVQFWNNKKVKLPQGVALWIPPSLCERIVEMIHMPFSSRLKRRESPDANSCIFSCSPKTTWVPVCVAHSNAKHSLLCSPCWPLLHCRCGGMCCSSACVRCFCCCHGHFDVWWPLPPKSQVIQREAEEAEPSSKSSPRLLEVEGPKQEELAALAARSPSDSEGDPEVFPNQSAVMDSTVKTDPSRSEKSRLEESARPKWKYWKRNHYKSRASNSGTGRRSSICTKGKLESKAISVVDMSHVAPPEQNAVLETTEQPPRGQFTMNEKYQDFKLSSGVRRKVL; encoded by the exons GTGCTGCAGCATGATGCCAGCTCTGGACAAGTTCTTGTGCTCCAGTGCCATCCCTGCTatccatccctgctgcaggagctcctTCACCATGCATCCTGCCTGGATCACCAAGACCCTTGCTCCCCTGTG GTGCCAACGGATTGGGCGCTGCCTCCCCTCCCTTGGCCCAGCATGGCCGAGGCTGAGCATGTCACAGAGATCAGCCATCTTAGCCAAAAATGTCCCTGTTCTGGTGAGAGGGGAGCATGATGGATTTTATTACCATGGTACAGTAAAAGAGGAGATGGAG AATGAAAGGGAGATGTTCCTGGTAGAGTTTACCAGACCACTTCAGTTGCATGGAAGGCATTCGGTATGCGtgcaaaaaacagcaaaggatGACATCCTGGAGTATGCCAATGGCATGAAGCATTCCTTGCTGCCGGGAGACAAAGTATTGGCACCTTGGGAACCAGATTTGGTGAGATATGGCCCTGGAACTATCCTCACAGGGATTGAGACAAGGGACCCCTTACGAG CctcagaagatgaagaaattgtAGTTCAGTTCTGGAATAACAAGAAAGTGAAGCTGCCACAAGGTGTAGCGCTGTGGATCCCTCCTAGCCTGTGTGAGAGGATTGTGGAGATGATCCACATGCCTTTCTCCAGCAGGTTAAAGCGCAGAGAAAGTCCTGACGCTAACTcatgcattttttcctgcagtcctAAAACCACCTGGGTTCCTGTTTGCGTTGCTCATAGCAACGCTAAGCACAGCTTGCTctgctcaccctgctggccacttcTCCACTGTCGTTGTGGTGGTATGTGCTGTTCATCAGCCTGTGTCcgctgcttctgctgctgccatggcCATTTTGATGTTTGGTGGCCTCTTCCGCCCAAGTCTCAGGTCATTCAGAGAGAAGCTGAAgaggcagagcccagcagcaaaTCCTCTCCACGCCTTCTAGAAGTGGAAGGTCCAAAACAAGAGGAGTTAGCAGCTTTGGCAGCACGTTCCCCTTCTGACTCAGAGGGAGATCCAGAGGTGTTCCCAAATCAGAGTGCTGTAATGGACAGTACTGTTAAAACAGACCCCAGTCGTTCTGAGAAGTCCAGGCTGGAGGAATCTGCAAGACCCAAGTGGAAATACTGGAAAAGGAACCACTACAAGTCTCGTGCCAGTAATTCAG GAACTGGCAGACGCAGCAGCATATGTACAAAGGGCAAGTTGGAATCCAAAGCCATCTCTGTTGTAGACATGTCCCATGTTGCACCACCTGAGCAGAATGCAGTGTTGGAAACTACTGAGCAGCCTCCCAGAGGGCAATTCACAATGAATGAAAAATACCAGGATTTCAAGCTATCATCAGGGGTAAG GAGGAAGGTTCTGTAg
- the C5H11orf16 gene encoding uncharacterized protein C11orf16 homolog isoform X2 — MAHLEGFLSMDHRCCSMMPALDKFLCSSAIPAIHPCCRSSFTMHPAWITKTLAPLWCQRIGRCLPSLGPAWPRLSMSQRSAILAKNVPVLVRGEHDGFYYHGTVKEEMENEREMFLVEFTRPLQLHGRHSVCVQKTAKDDILEYANGMKHSLLPGDKVLAPWEPDLVRYGPGTILTGIETRDPLRASEDEEIVVQFWNNKKVKLPQGVALWIPPSLCERIVEMIHMPFSSRLKRRESPDANSCIFSCSPKTTWVPVCVAHSNAKHSLLCSPCWPLLHCRCGGMCCSSACVRCFCCCHGHFDVWWPLPPKSQVIQREAEEAEPSSKSSPRLLEVEGPKQEELAALAARSPSDSEGDPEVFPNQSAVMDSTVKTDPSRSEKSRLEESARPKWKYWKRNHYKSRASNSGTGRRSSICTKGKLESKAISVVDMSHVAPPEQNAVLETTEQPPRGQFTMNEKYQDFKLSSGEEGSVASGKQRYRGTRKKTESDNKHKATCLGKDKLGSTDCISREQRGKEQQSSC; from the exons ATGGCTCATTTAGAAGGATTCCTGTCCATGGACCACAGGTGCTGCAGCATGATGCCAGCTCTGGACAAGTTCTTGTGCTCCAGTGCCATCCCTGCTatccatccctgctgcaggagctcctTCACCATGCATCCTGCCTGGATCACCAAGACCCTTGCTCCCCTGTG GTGCCAACGGATTGGGCGCTGCCTCCCCTCCCTTGGCCCAGCATGGCCGAGGCTGAGCATGTCACAGAGATCAGCCATCTTAGCCAAAAATGTCCCTGTTCTGGTGAGAGGGGAGCATGATGGATTTTATTACCATGGTACAGTAAAAGAGGAGATGGAG AATGAAAGGGAGATGTTCCTGGTAGAGTTTACCAGACCACTTCAGTTGCATGGAAGGCATTCGGTATGCGtgcaaaaaacagcaaaggatGACATCCTGGAGTATGCCAATGGCATGAAGCATTCCTTGCTGCCGGGAGACAAAGTATTGGCACCTTGGGAACCAGATTTGGTGAGATATGGCCCTGGAACTATCCTCACAGGGATTGAGACAAGGGACCCCTTACGAG CctcagaagatgaagaaattgtAGTTCAGTTCTGGAATAACAAGAAAGTGAAGCTGCCACAAGGTGTAGCGCTGTGGATCCCTCCTAGCCTGTGTGAGAGGATTGTGGAGATGATCCACATGCCTTTCTCCAGCAGGTTAAAGCGCAGAGAAAGTCCTGACGCTAACTcatgcattttttcctgcagtcctAAAACCACCTGGGTTCCTGTTTGCGTTGCTCATAGCAACGCTAAGCACAGCTTGCTctgctcaccctgctggccacttcTCCACTGTCGTTGTGGTGGTATGTGCTGTTCATCAGCCTGTGTCcgctgcttctgctgctgccatggcCATTTTGATGTTTGGTGGCCTCTTCCGCCCAAGTCTCAGGTCATTCAGAGAGAAGCTGAAgaggcagagcccagcagcaaaTCCTCTCCACGCCTTCTAGAAGTGGAAGGTCCAAAACAAGAGGAGTTAGCAGCTTTGGCAGCACGTTCCCCTTCTGACTCAGAGGGAGATCCAGAGGTGTTCCCAAATCAGAGTGCTGTAATGGACAGTACTGTTAAAACAGACCCCAGTCGTTCTGAGAAGTCCAGGCTGGAGGAATCTGCAAGACCCAAGTGGAAATACTGGAAAAGGAACCACTACAAGTCTCGTGCCAGTAATTCAG GAACTGGCAGACGCAGCAGCATATGTACAAAGGGCAAGTTGGAATCCAAAGCCATCTCTGTTGTAGACATGTCCCATGTTGCACCACCTGAGCAGAATGCAGTGTTGGAAACTACTGAGCAGCCTCCCAGAGGGCAATTCACAATGAATGAAAAATACCAGGATTTCAAGCTATCATCAGGG GAGGAAGGTTCTGTAgcatcaggaaaacaaagatatagaggtacaagaaagaaaacagagtcGGACAATAAACATAAAGCAACTTGCTTAGGAAAGGACAAACTTGGCAGTACAGACTGTATCAGCAGAGAACAGAGAGGGAAAGAACAGCAGAGCTCATGCTAA
- the C5H11orf16 gene encoding uncharacterized protein C11orf16 homolog isoform X1 produces the protein MLPASSRAKGRGFCLKAKYKRSRFSVISSWCCSMMPALDKFLCSSAIPAIHPCCRSSFTMHPAWITKTLAPLWCQRIGRCLPSLGPAWPRLSMSQRSAILAKNVPVLVRGEHDGFYYHGTVKEEMENEREMFLVEFTRPLQLHGRHSVCVQKTAKDDILEYANGMKHSLLPGDKVLAPWEPDLVRYGPGTILTGIETRDPLRASEDEEIVVQFWNNKKVKLPQGVALWIPPSLCERIVEMIHMPFSSRLKRRESPDANSCIFSCSPKTTWVPVCVAHSNAKHSLLCSPCWPLLHCRCGGMCCSSACVRCFCCCHGHFDVWWPLPPKSQVIQREAEEAEPSSKSSPRLLEVEGPKQEELAALAARSPSDSEGDPEVFPNQSAVMDSTVKTDPSRSEKSRLEESARPKWKYWKRNHYKSRASNSGTGRRSSICTKGKLESKAISVVDMSHVAPPEQNAVLETTEQPPRGQFTMNEKYQDFKLSSGEEGSVASGKQRYRGTRKKTESDNKHKATCLGKDKLGSTDCISREQRGKEQQSSC, from the exons GTGCTGCAGCATGATGCCAGCTCTGGACAAGTTCTTGTGCTCCAGTGCCATCCCTGCTatccatccctgctgcaggagctcctTCACCATGCATCCTGCCTGGATCACCAAGACCCTTGCTCCCCTGTG GTGCCAACGGATTGGGCGCTGCCTCCCCTCCCTTGGCCCAGCATGGCCGAGGCTGAGCATGTCACAGAGATCAGCCATCTTAGCCAAAAATGTCCCTGTTCTGGTGAGAGGGGAGCATGATGGATTTTATTACCATGGTACAGTAAAAGAGGAGATGGAG AATGAAAGGGAGATGTTCCTGGTAGAGTTTACCAGACCACTTCAGTTGCATGGAAGGCATTCGGTATGCGtgcaaaaaacagcaaaggatGACATCCTGGAGTATGCCAATGGCATGAAGCATTCCTTGCTGCCGGGAGACAAAGTATTGGCACCTTGGGAACCAGATTTGGTGAGATATGGCCCTGGAACTATCCTCACAGGGATTGAGACAAGGGACCCCTTACGAG CctcagaagatgaagaaattgtAGTTCAGTTCTGGAATAACAAGAAAGTGAAGCTGCCACAAGGTGTAGCGCTGTGGATCCCTCCTAGCCTGTGTGAGAGGATTGTGGAGATGATCCACATGCCTTTCTCCAGCAGGTTAAAGCGCAGAGAAAGTCCTGACGCTAACTcatgcattttttcctgcagtcctAAAACCACCTGGGTTCCTGTTTGCGTTGCTCATAGCAACGCTAAGCACAGCTTGCTctgctcaccctgctggccacttcTCCACTGTCGTTGTGGTGGTATGTGCTGTTCATCAGCCTGTGTCcgctgcttctgctgctgccatggcCATTTTGATGTTTGGTGGCCTCTTCCGCCCAAGTCTCAGGTCATTCAGAGAGAAGCTGAAgaggcagagcccagcagcaaaTCCTCTCCACGCCTTCTAGAAGTGGAAGGTCCAAAACAAGAGGAGTTAGCAGCTTTGGCAGCACGTTCCCCTTCTGACTCAGAGGGAGATCCAGAGGTGTTCCCAAATCAGAGTGCTGTAATGGACAGTACTGTTAAAACAGACCCCAGTCGTTCTGAGAAGTCCAGGCTGGAGGAATCTGCAAGACCCAAGTGGAAATACTGGAAAAGGAACCACTACAAGTCTCGTGCCAGTAATTCAG GAACTGGCAGACGCAGCAGCATATGTACAAAGGGCAAGTTGGAATCCAAAGCCATCTCTGTTGTAGACATGTCCCATGTTGCACCACCTGAGCAGAATGCAGTGTTGGAAACTACTGAGCAGCCTCCCAGAGGGCAATTCACAATGAATGAAAAATACCAGGATTTCAAGCTATCATCAGGG GAGGAAGGTTCTGTAgcatcaggaaaacaaagatatagaggtacaagaaagaaaacagagtcGGACAATAAACATAAAGCAACTTGCTTAGGAAAGGACAAACTTGGCAGTACAGACTGTATCAGCAGAGAACAGAGAGGGAAAGAACAGCAGAGCTCATGCTAA
- the AKIP1 gene encoding A-kinase-interacting protein 1 — MRFMAQATRECEKYYSLVPDYRCGENEVKHICRYHGRHEGELESAEDQKSAASAASSQARPCQQRTKKASKDIYIEVSPGIYSITATSEDMVKQTHVVDVSAGQSIDLTFVL, encoded by the exons ATGAGATTCATGGCCCAAGCCACGCGGGAATGCGAG AAGTACTACAGCCTTGTGCCGGACTACAGGTGCGGAGAGAACGAAGTGAAACACATCTGCAGGTACCACGGGCGGCACGAGGGAGAGCTGGAGTCCGCCGAAGACCAG aaaagtGCAGCTTCTGCAGCATCCAGTCAAGCTAGACCTTGCCAGCAACGT ACCAAGAAAGCTTCCAAAGACATCTACATCGAAGTCTCTCCTGGCATTTATTCTATCACAGCAACCTCAGAGGACATGGTGAAACAAACCCACGTGGTGGACGTCAGTGCTGGACAAAGCATTGATTTGACTTTTGTGCTATGA